From one Streptomyces sp. N50 genomic stretch:
- a CDS encoding ABC transporter ATP-binding protein, whose translation MMPAVSAADLAPTPYAWEIRAAGLKVRAGRKRMAVDGLDLSLGTGVHGLLGPNGAGKTTLIRALATVLRPAEGTLELLGESAGGVGEHRALRRRIGYLPQEFGYYKRFTVREFVEYMAWLKEVPKAEIPGAVQRAVERVGLADRAEERMKALSGGMVRRVGIAQAIVNDPAILLLDEPTAGLDPAQRLRFRGLLQELGADTCVVVSTHLVEDVAAACGDVVLFAEGRLVFQGTPDELAAAGGPEHVGDSPLERGYSALLLDPERERGSW comes from the coding sequence ATGATGCCCGCAGTGAGCGCGGCCGACCTCGCGCCGACGCCCTACGCCTGGGAGATCCGGGCCGCCGGGCTGAAGGTCAGGGCCGGCCGGAAGCGGATGGCCGTCGACGGGCTGGACCTGTCGTTGGGGACCGGGGTGCACGGGCTGCTCGGGCCCAACGGGGCCGGAAAGACCACTCTCATACGGGCGTTGGCCACCGTGCTGCGGCCCGCCGAGGGGACGTTGGAGCTGCTCGGGGAGTCCGCGGGCGGGGTGGGTGAGCATCGGGCGCTGCGGCGGCGGATCGGGTATCTGCCGCAGGAGTTCGGGTACTACAAGCGGTTCACCGTGCGGGAATTCGTGGAGTACATGGCCTGGTTGAAGGAAGTGCCGAAGGCGGAGATCCCCGGTGCGGTGCAACGGGCCGTGGAACGCGTGGGGTTGGCCGACCGGGCCGAGGAGCGGATGAAGGCGCTGTCCGGTGGGATGGTGCGCCGGGTCGGGATCGCGCAGGCCATCGTCAACGATCCGGCGATCCTGCTGCTCGACGAGCCCACGGCCGGGCTGGATCCGGCCCAACGGCTGCGGTTCCGGGGGCTGTTGCAGGAGTTGGGCGCGGACACGTGTGTGGTCGTGTCGACCCATCTGGTCGAGGATGTCGCCGCCGCCTGCGGTGATGTGGTGCTCTTCGCCGAGGGGCGGCTGGTCTTCCAGGGCACCCCGGACGAGCTGGCCGCGGCGGGTGGTCCCGAGCATGTGGGCGACAGCCCGCTGGAGCGGGGCTACTCGGCGCTGCTGCTGGACCCCGAGCGGGAGCGGGGCTCCTGGTGA
- a CDS encoding zf-HC2 domain-containing protein — MGVEHASARIIDRYARGLGGGDDLTADELWAVEAHLEMCRVCRDRLAAVVASDVPEVAALVGSVRDGLEPRLDVPVARRRYRPVRVSSWLTPTMVPWVGMVVSVTLLALLLDLVGGGYGFGVGAGRVSVVLLLAPVLPVLGVAASWSQGLDPAYELTASVPRAGLQLVLRRTASVLAVVVPALLVGGWATGVPGVTAVQWLLPCLAFTSTTLALGGVVGVTRAAVAVVAVWAAVVLTPTVAADRTTFALQAGGLPVWGLVLALGVGVVFVRRGAYSVLGAHR; from the coding sequence ATGGGCGTGGAGCACGCTTCCGCGCGGATCATCGACAGGTACGCGCGCGGACTCGGCGGCGGTGACGACCTCACCGCCGATGAACTGTGGGCCGTAGAAGCCCATTTGGAGATGTGTCGGGTGTGCCGGGACCGGCTCGCGGCGGTCGTCGCCTCGGATGTGCCGGAGGTCGCGGCGCTCGTCGGGAGTGTGCGGGACGGGCTGGAGCCTCGGCTGGATGTGCCGGTGGCGCGGCGGCGGTATCGGCCGGTGCGGGTGTCGAGTTGGCTGACGCCGACGATGGTGCCGTGGGTGGGGATGGTCGTGAGCGTCACTCTGCTCGCGCTGCTGCTCGATCTGGTCGGGGGCGGCTACGGGTTCGGGGTCGGGGCCGGCCGGGTGTCGGTGGTGTTGCTGCTCGCGCCGGTGCTGCCGGTGCTCGGTGTCGCGGCGTCGTGGTCCCAAGGGCTCGATCCCGCCTACGAGTTGACGGCGTCGGTGCCCAGGGCCGGGCTCCAACTGGTGTTGCGGCGTACGGCTTCCGTGCTCGCGGTCGTCGTTCCGGCGCTGCTGGTGGGGGGTTGGGCCACCGGGGTGCCGGGGGTGACGGCCGTGCAGTGGCTGCTGCCCTGTCTGGCCTTCACGTCCACGACCCTGGCGCTCGGCGGTGTCGTCGGGGTGACCCGTGCCGCCGTCGCGGTCGTGGCCGTGTGGGCCGCCGTGGTTCTGACGCCGACCGTGGCCGCCGACCGGACGACCTTCGCGCTGCAGGCGGGCGGGCTGCCGGTGTGGGGGCTGGTTCTCGCACTCGGCGTCGGGGTCGTGTTCGTCCGCCGGGGCGCGTACTCCGTGCTGGGAGCCCATCGGTGA
- a CDS encoding RNA polymerase sigma factor, with amino-acid sequence MRSVRKAPGELDEERLVRLVARGDRAAFDELYRRTAPWMAVRLRRRCADEQIVAEVMQETYLAVWRAAGAFAGASVGGTAVGWLWTIAARRLVDAFRRRAHHAEPPPAAASVGAAPGAEEEVLAATVGGDVGDALRTLAPELRQVLQALVLDGLSVRETSVLLGLPEGTVKTRARRARIAMRRALT; translated from the coding sequence GTGAGATCAGTCAGGAAGGCACCCGGCGAGCTGGACGAGGAGCGTCTCGTGCGGCTGGTGGCGCGGGGCGACCGTGCGGCGTTCGACGAGCTGTACCGGCGTACCGCGCCGTGGATGGCGGTGCGGCTGCGCCGGCGCTGTGCCGACGAGCAGATCGTCGCCGAGGTGATGCAGGAGACGTATCTGGCGGTGTGGCGGGCGGCGGGGGCGTTCGCGGGGGCCTCGGTGGGCGGTACGGCCGTCGGGTGGCTGTGGACGATCGCGGCGCGGCGGCTCGTCGACGCCTTCCGGCGGCGGGCCCATCACGCCGAGCCGCCGCCGGCCGCCGCGTCCGTCGGCGCCGCGCCCGGCGCCGAGGAGGAGGTGCTCGCGGCGACCGTCGGCGGGGACGTCGGGGACGCGCTGCGGACCCTCGCGCCGGAACTCCGGCAAGTACTGCAGGCGTTGGTGCTCGACGGGCTGTCCGTCCGGGAGACCTCCGTCCTGCTCGGGCTGCCCGAGGGCACGGTCAAGACCCGTGCGCGCCGGGCCCGGATCGCGATGCGGAGGGCGCTGACATGA
- a CDS encoding protein kinase domain-containing protein, producing MTPLNTGDPESIGGYTLLGRLGAGGMGVVYLGVSPSGRQVAVKLVRGPYAQEEEFRTRFRQEIEAARRVSGAFTAPVVDADPDADQPWMATLYVPAPNLAEVVQKDGPLSLRELRALGLGLTEALRDIRRAGLVHRDLKPGNVLMTEDGPRVIDFGISRASGHQSLTTTGRMIGTPPFMSPEQVSSPRDVTPASDVFSLGSLLVFAAVGTGPFDADSPYITGYQVVFGTPDLGGVPEALLGIVERCLDKDPAARPELTDIHRMLRALPESDTIGSPKTRQSAKPLRGPASPSSAATPAGATPAAATPAGATTDTGTGRRRRIRTLLTGLGAVLAVTGLCVGVGVFVSGSDSTATATANTSTSTSTATTRAASLPAGWRPWQTSLRYAVKGIPLEYNGPGCVAEGSALFCGGTGFTAARIDAASGRIQWRTGTRPQGAQPIGVRDGLVYVYEDPDDSTRRVVAVDATTGQRRWQRDINKSEDAVLYDGGLLTMSPDYASFVAYGPSGKELWQAPSLDEYCTPSALGGAPYALCSQGNEPGQAPVELMKLGPDSLAGTATLPQKAEALGAVGGQPLFLAPQTAKDVYESGYERPYNALLLVASGTGQVRRIPLARPLTGAATLVDGVVYFVRSDGTVTAVSADNGKQLWQKATDVESLSAPAVSATYKRVYFANRFGRLLALDSRTGAEVWRTSALDDPGDKVQSYPPRVLLVKDAIVATAGDTAFSRSPAGPD from the coding sequence ATGACGCCCCTGAACACCGGGGACCCGGAGTCCATAGGCGGCTACACCCTTCTCGGTCGGCTCGGGGCGGGCGGCATGGGGGTCGTCTATCTGGGAGTCTCCCCGTCGGGACGGCAGGTCGCGGTCAAGCTCGTGCGCGGGCCGTATGCCCAGGAGGAGGAGTTCCGGACGCGCTTCCGGCAGGAGATCGAGGCGGCGCGCAGAGTGAGCGGCGCCTTCACCGCGCCGGTCGTGGACGCCGACCCGGACGCCGACCAGCCGTGGATGGCGACGCTGTACGTGCCGGCGCCCAACCTCGCCGAAGTCGTGCAGAAGGACGGCCCGTTGAGCCTGCGGGAACTGCGCGCGCTGGGGCTGGGGCTCACCGAGGCGCTGCGCGACATCCGGCGGGCGGGCCTGGTGCACCGGGACCTCAAACCGGGCAACGTCCTGATGACCGAGGACGGGCCGCGCGTCATCGACTTCGGCATATCGCGGGCCTCCGGCCACCAGAGCCTCACCACGACCGGGCGGATGATCGGCACCCCGCCCTTCATGTCGCCGGAGCAGGTGTCCTCTCCCCGGGACGTCACCCCGGCCTCGGACGTGTTCTCGCTGGGGTCGCTGCTGGTGTTCGCGGCCGTCGGCACGGGACCGTTCGACGCCGACAGCCCGTACATAACGGGGTATCAGGTGGTGTTCGGGACCCCGGACCTCGGCGGCGTGCCCGAAGCGCTCCTCGGCATCGTCGAGCGCTGCCTGGACAAGGACCCGGCCGCACGGCCGGAACTGACGGACATCCACCGCATGCTCCGGGCCCTGCCGGAATCCGACACCATCGGGTCCCCGAAGACCCGGCAGTCCGCGAAACCCCTGCGCGGCCCGGCCTCTCCGAGCTCGGCTGCCACCCCCGCGGGCGCCACCCCCGCAGCCGCCACCCCCGCGGGCGCCACGACCGACACCGGTACCGGTAGGCGACGCCGGATCCGGACGCTGCTCACCGGCCTCGGCGCGGTGCTGGCCGTCACGGGGCTGTGTGTCGGAGTGGGTGTCTTCGTGTCCGGTTCGGACAGCACCGCCACCGCCACCGCCAACACCTCCACCTCCACCTCCACGGCCACCACCCGGGCCGCGTCCCTGCCCGCCGGCTGGCGGCCGTGGCAGACGTCGTTGCGGTACGCCGTGAAAGGCATCCCCCTCGAGTACAACGGTCCCGGATGCGTGGCGGAGGGAAGCGCCCTGTTCTGCGGCGGTACGGGTTTCACGGCCGCCAGGATCGACGCGGCCTCGGGCCGTATCCAGTGGCGGACCGGCACCCGCCCCCAGGGGGCGCAGCCGATCGGCGTCCGCGACGGGCTGGTCTATGTGTACGAGGATCCGGACGACAGCACCAGGCGCGTGGTGGCCGTCGACGCCACGACCGGGCAGCGGCGGTGGCAGCGCGACATCAACAAGTCCGAGGACGCGGTCCTGTACGACGGCGGACTGCTGACCATGTCTCCCGACTACGCGTCGTTCGTGGCCTACGGTCCTTCCGGCAAGGAGCTGTGGCAGGCGCCCTCGCTGGACGAGTACTGCACTCCGTCGGCGCTGGGAGGCGCCCCCTACGCCCTGTGCTCGCAGGGCAACGAGCCCGGCCAGGCCCCGGTCGAGTTGATGAAGCTCGGGCCCGACAGCCTCGCCGGGACGGCCACGCTGCCCCAGAAGGCGGAAGCGCTCGGCGCCGTCGGCGGGCAGCCCCTGTTCCTCGCCCCCCAGACCGCGAAGGACGTGTACGAATCCGGGTACGAACGGCCGTACAACGCACTGCTGTTGGTGGCCTCGGGAACCGGACAGGTCCGACGGATACCGCTGGCGCGTCCGCTGACCGGCGCGGCCACCCTCGTGGACGGCGTCGTCTACTTCGTGCGGTCCGACGGGACGGTCACCGCGGTGTCGGCGGACAACGGCAAGCAGCTCTGGCAGAAGGCGACGGACGTGGAGAGTCTGTCCGCGCCCGCGGTGTCGGCGACGTACAAGCGCGTCTATTTCGCCAACCGCTTCGGCCGCCTGCTGGCGCTGGACAGCCGTACGGGAGCGGAGGTCTGGCGCACCTCGGCGCTGGACGATCCCGGGGACAAGGTGCAGAGCTATCCGCCGCGCGTGCTGCTCGTCAAGGACGCGATCGTGGCGACGGCCGGGGACACGGCCTTCTCCCGGAGCCCGGCCGGGCCCGACTGA
- a CDS encoding DUF262 domain-containing protein produces MADHGLKFEIESKTVAEFRSLDKSGELILQPEYQRQAVWPERAKVSLMETILLGYPIPEIYLSYETSPEGEQTASVVDGQQRLTSLLEFLNNKFPLEGLEDEALREKFEGKLFKELPDAVRQEFFQYRFPIRRLSNLADEFVRAVFARVNRVNMVLTEQELRNALLPGPFNDFLKDCAAHQISTKSGIFSGERRKRGGDLEFYAEVFSTCIFGLSNKKAELNERYDKISADFEEYQDRSAEFIELLTILSDTVKWVGRTRWSNIVDMFTLLHSFWEMRKELGNTSADQRAQIRDLLDLFQRAVSVRKRNNEDEETASLLASLAAMVDMTVEDVKEIVEEYTSGIRNSSDLGSRRVRSRQLTLIISKKLKS; encoded by the coding sequence ATGGCTGATCACGGACTCAAGTTTGAGATCGAGTCGAAAACGGTGGCAGAGTTTCGGTCGCTGGACAAGTCCGGCGAGCTGATTCTCCAGCCTGAATACCAGCGCCAGGCTGTCTGGCCCGAACGTGCCAAGGTGTCCTTGATGGAGACTATCCTGCTCGGGTATCCGATCCCGGAGATCTACCTCTCGTATGAGACATCGCCGGAAGGGGAACAGACCGCGTCCGTTGTGGACGGTCAGCAGCGCCTCACCTCCTTGCTTGAGTTTCTGAACAACAAGTTTCCACTGGAGGGGCTGGAGGACGAGGCCCTACGTGAGAAGTTCGAGGGAAAGCTATTCAAGGAGCTGCCCGATGCCGTGCGTCAAGAATTTTTCCAATACCGTTTCCCGATCCGGCGCTTGTCCAATCTGGCCGACGAGTTTGTGCGCGCAGTTTTCGCTCGCGTCAACAGGGTCAACATGGTACTAACGGAACAGGAGCTCCGAAATGCCTTGCTCCCTGGACCGTTTAATGATTTCCTCAAAGACTGCGCAGCTCACCAGATTAGCACAAAGTCTGGCATCTTCAGCGGTGAGCGACGTAAACGAGGTGGTGATCTGGAGTTTTATGCCGAGGTATTCAGCACGTGCATCTTCGGGCTTTCTAATAAAAAGGCCGAACTCAACGAACGCTATGACAAGATCTCCGCAGATTTCGAGGAATATCAGGACCGCTCGGCGGAATTTATCGAACTGCTGACGATCCTCAGCGACACCGTTAAGTGGGTTGGCCGAACCAGGTGGTCGAACATCGTCGACATGTTCACGCTGCTGCATTCATTCTGGGAGATGCGAAAGGAGCTAGGCAACACGAGCGCGGACCAGAGAGCGCAGATTCGAGACCTTCTTGACCTGTTCCAGCGCGCCGTCTCGGTTAGGAAGCGCAATAACGAAGACGAAGAAACTGCCAGCCTCTTGGCGTCTCTTGCAGCTATGGTCGACATGACAGTTGAGGATGTCAAGGAGATCGTCGAAGAGTACACTTCAGGTATCCGGAACTCGTCCGACCTAGGATCACGCAGAGTTCGCTCTCGGCAGTTGACGTTGATTATCTCAAAGAAGCTCAAGAGCTGA
- a CDS encoding RNA-directed DNA polymerase, whose protein sequence is MARSVVPHLDKAWARLYRGRGQSEIPDVINLADINSSWPEFRAQVQASLKSGQVGPDYVEIIDAPKNPFAVRPIARLTVHDRLVYDTLVFAIASLIESQLRESVFSARWGSDGEDFWSPVNSWVSMQKRGVEIISDNHYQLARTDVVSFYEHIDISTLAIDIQAVGASPQITERLLRYLRMFQQSSHAWGIPQGPDASGILANIYLLPVDEFVHRAGFRYLRYSDDMMIFDTDRESLRNALLEINSILRSRRLSMSGAKTRIYDHRESITQLEDLEKDAINYGIKIGEPNAGERLYKLFTEAIEGIQRDRDVKFALFRMGRLRDDRALPWVLRNLKDSHHLSSQLLQYLECFPDRRPATGRAFISSMQLVADHKYDHLEQRILQAATRQRVHSPTIRDMAWAILENKNKSNLPREFAARYLGRNSTVADGQLLRRQYEDEENVNVRRALLVAMYEARSVSRVLLRSLASSDSHLSWVSRYLLKDPYVPLPR, encoded by the coding sequence ATGGCCCGTTCGGTTGTCCCTCACCTTGACAAAGCCTGGGCGCGCCTCTACAGGGGCCGCGGGCAATCGGAAATTCCAGACGTAATAAACCTGGCCGACATAAATTCTTCATGGCCGGAGTTCCGAGCACAGGTACAAGCCAGCCTCAAGAGTGGGCAGGTTGGTCCCGATTACGTCGAGATCATTGATGCCCCGAAGAACCCCTTTGCCGTTCGGCCTATCGCGCGCCTTACCGTTCATGACCGCCTCGTATACGACACCTTGGTATTCGCTATCGCCAGTCTGATCGAAAGCCAGTTGCGCGAAAGTGTGTTCAGTGCCCGATGGGGGAGTGATGGCGAAGATTTCTGGAGCCCCGTCAATTCATGGGTGTCCATGCAGAAGCGGGGCGTCGAAATCATAAGCGATAACCATTATCAACTTGCCCGAACGGACGTTGTTTCGTTCTATGAACATATCGACATAAGCACCCTGGCCATCGATATTCAAGCTGTTGGAGCGAGTCCGCAAATAACGGAGAGGTTGCTTCGATATCTGAGAATGTTTCAGCAGTCGAGTCATGCGTGGGGTATACCGCAAGGACCCGATGCCTCAGGAATTCTAGCGAACATTTACCTACTGCCAGTCGATGAATTTGTGCACCGTGCAGGCTTCAGATATCTGCGGTACTCGGATGACATGATGATCTTTGACACGGATAGGGAATCTTTGCGTAATGCCCTTCTTGAGATAAACTCCATTCTCCGTTCTAGACGTCTTTCCATGTCCGGCGCAAAGACCAGAATATATGATCACCGTGAATCGATAACACAGCTTGAGGATTTAGAAAAAGATGCGATCAACTATGGCATAAAAATAGGTGAACCGAACGCTGGAGAACGCCTCTACAAGCTCTTCACGGAAGCAATAGAAGGGATCCAGCGGGATCGAGATGTGAAGTTTGCTCTTTTCCGCATGGGGCGTCTGAGGGATGACCGGGCGCTGCCGTGGGTGCTTCGAAACCTGAAGGACAGTCATCATCTATCCAGTCAGCTTCTGCAGTATCTCGAATGTTTTCCTGATAGGAGGCCAGCGACAGGCCGAGCTTTTATCTCGAGCATGCAGCTGGTTGCCGACCATAAATACGACCATCTTGAGCAGCGCATACTGCAGGCAGCGACTCGCCAGCGCGTTCATTCCCCGACTATTAGAGATATGGCTTGGGCAATTCTCGAAAATAAAAATAAATCAAATCTTCCGCGGGAGTTCGCTGCCAGATATTTAGGGCGAAATAGTACCGTTGCTGATGGGCAGTTATTGCGGCGACAGTACGAGGACGAGGAAAATGTCAATGTCCGGCGAGCATTGTTGGTCGCAATGTACGAGGCCAGGTCTGTTTCCCGGGTGCTGCTAAGAAGCCTTGCGTCATCGGACTCGCATCTCTCGTGGGTGAGTCGATATCTACTGAAGGACCCCTACGTACCATTGCCTCGCTAG
- a CDS encoding SMI1/KNR4 family protein: protein MITHDRQFPEALAAALELPFEYNDGDGVDFEPFPAFLSAEETTDWFRAWTGNAELSGDDFRVFGQDGSGGYVAFWLIRQSSLLVDQPVVFLGSEGETGVVACDLGAFLWLLAGGYGPWEAATSYEPDWTPSPNRQLVAVAERFAADRRQSAAAVIEQATREFPDFDAAIMALCR from the coding sequence GTGATTACCCATGATCGACAGTTTCCCGAGGCGTTGGCCGCTGCGCTGGAGCTTCCGTTCGAGTACAACGACGGAGATGGAGTCGACTTCGAACCCTTCCCAGCCTTCCTGTCTGCGGAGGAAACGACCGACTGGTTCCGGGCCTGGACTGGCAACGCGGAGTTGAGCGGGGATGATTTCCGCGTGTTCGGCCAGGATGGCTCGGGTGGATACGTGGCGTTCTGGCTGATCCGCCAGAGCAGCCTCCTTGTCGATCAGCCGGTGGTCTTCCTGGGGTCGGAGGGCGAGACCGGTGTTGTGGCGTGTGATCTCGGCGCCTTCTTGTGGCTGTTGGCTGGAGGCTACGGCCCCTGGGAGGCAGCGACCTCCTACGAGCCTGACTGGACGCCGTCTCCCAATCGCCAATTGGTGGCCGTCGCGGAACGATTCGCAGCAGACCGGCGGCAGTCGGCAGCCGCCGTCATCGAGCAGGCAACTCGGGAGTTCCCGGACTTCGATGCCGCCATCATGGCGCTCTGCCGCTGA
- a CDS encoding ATP-binding protein → MHEYTSTARVWGLTCPGFPEEVSRARRWTRDILRGSPLAEDAELIVSELSANAILHTASGREAGSFHLALAMSSQVVALSVTDSGGAGTAPKVEHRDQEAEHGRGLGMVSAIAQRVVVHDSDGGHTVTAELFADVRRGGHPC, encoded by the coding sequence ATGCACGAGTATACGAGCACTGCGCGGGTCTGGGGACTCACTTGCCCAGGTTTTCCCGAGGAGGTCAGCCGGGCCCGCCGCTGGACACGGGACATCCTGCGCGGCTCACCCCTGGCCGAAGACGCCGAACTGATCGTGAGCGAGCTGAGCGCCAACGCGATCCTCCACACCGCGAGCGGGCGAGAGGCCGGCAGCTTCCATCTGGCGTTGGCGATGTCTTCGCAGGTGGTCGCCCTGTCGGTGACGGACAGCGGAGGTGCCGGGACGGCTCCGAAGGTCGAGCACCGGGACCAGGAGGCGGAGCACGGCCGGGGGTTGGGCATGGTCAGCGCGATTGCGCAGCGGGTCGTGGTCCATGACAGCGACGGCGGTCACACGGTCACCGCGGAACTCTTTGCAGACGTACGACGAGGCGGTCACCCATGCTGA
- a CDS encoding NUDIX hydrolase: MSVAGVIVDEHGRALLIKRRDNGKWEPPGGVLEREETIPEALQREVLEETGIKITLPATLTGVYKNMTGLIVSLVFRCQAADGTPTTGDETRALHWATREEVSELADEAYAIRVLDALDAASPPAIRAHDGVKLV, encoded by the coding sequence GTGAGCGTCGCCGGAGTCATCGTCGACGAGCACGGCCGCGCCCTCCTGATCAAGCGCCGCGACAACGGCAAGTGGGAGCCTCCGGGCGGAGTCCTCGAACGCGAGGAGACCATCCCTGAGGCCCTGCAACGCGAAGTCCTCGAAGAAACCGGCATCAAGATCACCCTTCCGGCGACCCTCACCGGCGTCTACAAGAACATGACCGGGCTGATCGTCTCGCTCGTCTTCCGCTGCCAGGCCGCTGACGGCACACCCACCACCGGGGACGAGACCCGCGCACTGCACTGGGCCACCCGCGAAGAGGTATCCGAACTCGCCGACGAGGCGTATGCGATCCGCGTCCTGGACGCACTCGACGCGGCGTCTCCGCCGGCCATCCGCGCCCATGACGGCGTGAAACTCGTCTAG
- a CDS encoding GntR family transcriptional regulator produces the protein MTSLPSVLGDLDPTSDRAVFRQIADQLREAIDRGRFVEGEKLPSEAELVEHYGVSRMTVRNSFSVLTGEGLVHAEHGKGVFVRPRPPVRRLASDRFARRHREQGKSAFIVEADAAGSHPQVDSLEVKEEKASQDISTRLGSVRRVLARRRRYLLDGKPVEFATSYLPLDIARGTPIAEPNPGPGGIYARLEELGHHLDHFEEEIRARMPSPTEVKTLRLAAGVPVIHLIRTAYDTEGRAVEVCDTVMAADAYVLSYQLPAT, from the coding sequence GTGACATCTCTTCCGAGCGTGCTTGGTGATCTCGACCCCACGAGCGATCGTGCGGTCTTCCGGCAGATCGCCGACCAGCTGCGCGAGGCCATCGACCGTGGGCGGTTCGTGGAGGGGGAGAAGCTCCCTTCCGAAGCCGAACTCGTCGAGCACTACGGCGTTTCCCGGATGACCGTCCGCAACTCCTTCTCCGTCCTCACGGGCGAGGGCCTGGTGCATGCCGAGCACGGCAAGGGTGTCTTCGTGCGGCCCCGGCCGCCTGTACGGCGTCTCGCCTCCGACCGCTTCGCCCGCCGCCACCGCGAGCAGGGCAAGTCCGCGTTCATCGTGGAGGCGGACGCGGCTGGCAGCCATCCACAGGTCGACAGCCTGGAGGTCAAGGAGGAGAAGGCCAGCCAGGACATCTCCACCCGGCTCGGCTCCGTACGCAGGGTGCTCGCTCGCCGGCGCCGATACCTCCTCGACGGGAAGCCGGTCGAGTTCGCCACCTCCTACCTCCCCCTCGACATCGCCCGCGGGACACCGATCGCCGAACCCAACCCGGGCCCCGGCGGCATCTACGCCCGCCTCGAAGAACTCGGCCACCACCTCGACCACTTCGAGGAAGAGATCCGTGCCCGGATGCCTTCGCCCACCGAGGTCAAGACGCTTCGGCTTGCTGCCGGCGTGCCGGTGATTCACCTCATCCGTACTGCGTACGACACGGAAGGGCGGGCCGTGGAGGTCTGTGACACAGTCATGGCGGCGGACGCGTACGTCCTCTCCTACCAACTCCCGGCCACGTGA
- a CDS encoding DUF3027 domain-containing protein: MRGEAWTGDDREHNDACHERWLRARNRSTDQPGYRDGWFDEQCGGCRFWVALSGEMGQDWGVCTRSDSAFDGRARFEHDGCELFALRTDGSFG, translated from the coding sequence ATGCGGGGCGAGGCTTGGACAGGCGACGACCGCGAACACAACGACGCTTGCCACGAGCGCTGGTTGCGTGCGCGGAACAGGTCTACCGATCAGCCCGGTTACCGGGATGGCTGGTTCGACGAACAGTGCGGTGGCTGCCGGTTCTGGGTCGCGCTGAGTGGAGAGATGGGGCAGGACTGGGGCGTCTGCACCCGCTCTGACTCGGCGTTCGACGGACGGGCACGCTTCGAGCACGACGGCTGCGAGCTGTTCGCCCTCCGAACGGACGGTTCCTTCGGGTGA